The following nucleotide sequence is from Penicillium digitatum chromosome 5, complete sequence.
CCTCGAATAGGACTCCACCCATGACGATCAATCAAGAGTGAGACTTCCGTAAGGACTCTCTGCCGCAGCCCAGGAATTCTAGAACCGCCGCCTACAAAGACAATGCGGGACATGCATGTTCCTCGTGCATCGGGGTACAGTGAGAGAAGGGTGTTGTAGACAAGCAAAGGCAATGATTTTTCTTCGTCATCAAGTTCATGTTCTGCGACACCTGGTGCAAATAAAATCCTCTCGGCAGGTTCAGCGAGACGTGCAAACGACACGTCCATGTATTCTTCTTCGGGGTTTGCAGGCGAAGGAATCGACAATTTCCGGTCGGGTTCATCTAAGCTTGTATTTTCTCCTGCCTGCGATTTGCACCAGGCAAACCGACTGACCACTTCTTCACAATAAGCAAATCCAACGGAGATCTTATCTGCAGTCTCCGTATCCTGGTTCCCATCGGAAGCCAACTCAGTAAGAAGTAGTCCCATTTCCTGCATCAAATGCTTCATAGACCGCGTTGTTCTTTTCGTAGTCATCTCTCGATATTCGTAGATCGCCGTTGCCGTAGCCTCGGCCCAGCCGAGGTCAACCACCAGAGCTGACCGCAGTCCCGCAGCCATGGCCGACATGGTCGCACTGGACAGAAGGGTAGCACTAGGGAAGCGCCAGCGACTGAAGAGCGTTGACAACAATGACGATAGCAATGGATGTGGCATGAGAGACGGCAGGACAAGAACCAGGCGAGATGTGCCTGCATCTGTCAACAGAAACTGGTTGTATGTTTCCCGAAACGCTCGCTCGATCTTATCCTCGACCAGGCCCAGATCCACCTCTCGAGAATCTGGCCGCCACAATTCATGTGCCCGTGCCCACTCTTCCATGTCGACAGGTTGCGGTAGCCGCCCAGCACCGGCGCTGCCCTGTATCCATCCTCGATAGTCCCCCGCTCTTCTTGATTCTTCGGGTCCAAAGCCAACCACACACACGGGTGTGCTACTTCCTTCAAAACCTGCACGGAGCCATCGTGCACCTATTTCAAATATGATCGCATCGTCTTCGCCTCGAAACGAGGAGCCTGGTGATGTGCTGCTGGTAAA
It contains:
- a CDS encoding Actin-related protein RO7, putative — its product is MASDAPSMGASKRTSANSGLRNSQTVRPVSPHTPQQGSGNPSFTSSTSPGSSFRGEDDAIIFEIGARWLRAGFEGSSTPVCVVGFGPEESRRAGDYRGWIQGSAGAGRLPQPVDMEEWARAHELWRPDSREVDLGLVEDKIERAFRETYNQFLLTDAGTSRLVLVLPSLMPHPLLSSLLSTLFSRWRFPSATLLSSATMSAMAAGLRSALVVDLGWAEATATAIYEYREMTTKRTTRSMKHLMQEMGLLLTELASDGNQDTETADKISVGFAYCEEVVSRFAWCKSQAGENTSLDEPDRKLSIPSPANPEEEYMDVSFARLAEPAERILFAPGVAEHELDDEEKSLPLLVYNTLLSLYPDARGTCMSRIVFVGGGSRIPGLRQRVLTEVSLLIDRHGWSPIRGKALERQRQRLEALRLSAPKASNQSETSKSIGEAPSTDDETTDPSKEVPEIDFVEQKLRRQNKDIPVPIQGVLREVESLGPWAGASLTTSLKIRGMVEIDREKFLQHGLAGATRDIDHPVPDRRSGLRSGGDRSSWTLAGWA